A genomic stretch from Ursus arctos isolate Adak ecotype North America unplaced genomic scaffold, UrsArc2.0 scaffold_21, whole genome shotgun sequence includes:
- the LOC113256068 gene encoding calmodulin-1-like: MADQLTDEQTAEFTEAFSLFDKDGDGTITTKELGTVTRSLGQSPTGAALQDMISEVDADGNGTTDFPEVLTMVARKMKGTDSEEEIREAFRVFGKDGTGYIRAAGYITRDQLRRKTNEEGDEMIREAATDGVGQVSYEEFVQMMTTE, from the coding sequence ATGGCTGATCAGCTGACTGACGAACAGACTGCAGAATTCACGGAGGCTTTCTCCCTGTTTGACAAAGATGGTGATGGCACCATCACAACAAAGGAACTTGGAACTGTCACGAGGTCACTGGGTCAGAGCCCAACAGGAGCCGCATTGCAGGATATGATCAGCGAGGTGGATGCTGATGGTAATGGCACCACTGACTTCCCAGAAGTTCTGACTATGGTGGCGAGAAAAATGAAAGGCACAGACAGCGAAGAAGAAATTCGCGAGGCATTCCGAGTCTTTGGCAAGGATGGCACTGGTTACATCCGTGCGGCAGGCTACATCACTCGTGACCAacttaggagaaaaacaaatgaagaaggaGATGAAATGATCAGAGAAGCAGCAACTGATGGAGTTGGACAAGTCAGCTATGAAGAATTCGTACAGATGATGACTACAGAATGA
- the LOC130544434 gene encoding putative tetratricopeptide repeat protein 41, with product MLLEVQNTTGELYLEIGMTEEGFHYFQKAWSNLMEFSPSAIKDSQDFVKQKGRVLNNLAKSATEKYLKENHILECAAEISSLLDNNPRDRATMKYTEGVLM from the exons ATGCTTCTCGAAGTACAGAACACTACTGGAGAACTCTACCTTGAAATAGGGATGACTGAGGAGGGCTTCCACTATTTCCAGAAAGCGTGGTCCAACCTGATGGAGTTCTCACCCAGCGCCATAAAAGACAGCCAGGACTTCGTGAAGCAGAAAG GCAGAGTGCTGAACAACCTGGCAAAGTCAGCAACTGAGAAgtacttaaaagaaaatcacattttgGAATGTGCTGCTGAAATTTCCAGCTTACTGGACAACAACCCCCGGGATCGGGCTACCATGAAATACACCGAAGGTGTTCTGATGTAA